Proteins encoded in a region of the Geobacillus genomosp. 3 genome:
- a CDS encoding spore germination protein, which produces MGFLSFFKKKKRPLEQTMPQLWEKLRRSSDFVEVSFSAGDKELSICYFDSLVDPKVLQEHVLCHLQTDLSRHPGVRLEDLQQIVPIQRIEVSEDPALIEEKVLKGFVAVSFREQPGKAALISAANENLGLRENNDSENEFSVVGPKVGFVENVGTNLHLMRRQIATPNLVFREMMIGSMSKTKVVIAYIDGVANPETIQTVMQRVKAIHFDIVFDNAIIDQLIADNSRTPFPLFVSTERIDRAVYALASGQVAVFCDGSPYAVIGPSTFFDFFTSPEDYYLPWVLGSFFRLIRFFGVMFSILASPVYVAVLTYHYEMIPEDLLGPIIYSRSNVPFPPVLEVLFLEITIELLREAGARLPTKVAQTLGIVGGIVIGQATVDAGLASTILLIVVALAALASFTTPIFKMSNTIRFIRFPFILFAACWGGIGIIFAVCGLLIHLGRLQSLGYPYLVPFYPLRLRNFRDTFVRSPYSATAERPTLFRPQSRFRYDPEDAKQKRDIDE; this is translated from the coding sequence GTGGGCTTTTTATCATTTTTTAAAAAGAAAAAGCGCCCTCTGGAACAAACGATGCCGCAGCTATGGGAAAAACTCCGGCGGTCGAGCGATTTTGTTGAAGTGTCGTTTTCAGCTGGGGACAAGGAGCTATCGATTTGCTATTTCGATTCGCTCGTCGACCCGAAAGTGCTGCAAGAGCATGTTCTTTGCCATCTACAAACTGACCTTTCCCGCCATCCGGGTGTGCGGTTGGAAGATTTGCAACAAATCGTGCCGATTCAGCGGATCGAGGTGAGCGAAGATCCGGCGCTGATTGAAGAAAAAGTGTTAAAAGGATTCGTCGCTGTCAGCTTCCGGGAGCAGCCGGGCAAAGCGGCGCTGATCAGCGCGGCGAACGAAAACTTGGGGTTGCGGGAGAACAACGATTCGGAAAACGAGTTTAGCGTTGTCGGTCCGAAAGTCGGCTTTGTCGAAAATGTTGGGACGAACTTGCATCTCATGCGCCGGCAAATTGCAACGCCGAATCTTGTGTTTCGGGAAATGATGATCGGCTCAATGTCAAAAACGAAAGTCGTGATCGCATATATTGACGGCGTGGCGAATCCAGAAACGATCCAGACGGTGATGCAACGGGTTAAAGCCATTCATTTTGACATTGTGTTTGATAATGCGATCATAGACCAGCTAATCGCCGACAATTCGCGGACGCCGTTTCCGCTTTTCGTCTCTACCGAGCGGATTGACCGCGCCGTTTATGCGCTCGCATCGGGACAAGTTGCTGTTTTTTGCGACGGTTCACCGTATGCGGTGATCGGCCCTTCCACGTTTTTTGATTTTTTTACTTCACCGGAAGACTATTATTTGCCGTGGGTGCTCGGCTCGTTTTTCCGGCTCATCCGCTTTTTCGGCGTCATGTTTTCCATCTTAGCATCGCCGGTTTATGTGGCGGTATTGACGTATCATTATGAAATGATTCCGGAAGACCTGCTTGGCCCCATTATTTATTCACGTTCGAACGTGCCGTTTCCGCCGGTGCTCGAAGTGTTGTTTTTAGAGATTACGATTGAACTGCTGCGCGAAGCCGGGGCGCGGCTGCCGACGAAAGTTGCGCAAACGCTCGGGATCGTTGGCGGGATTGTGATCGGACAGGCGACGGTGGATGCCGGACTGGCAAGCACGATTTTGTTGATCGTCGTCGCCCTAGCGGCGCTCGCCTCGTTTACGACGCCGATTTTTAAAATGTCAAACACCATTCGGTTTATCCGGTTTCCGTTTATTTTGTTTGCCGCATGTTGGGGCGGGATTGGCATCATTTTTGCCGTCTGCGGACTGCTCATTCATTTAGGGCGGCTACAGTCGCTTGGTTATCCGTATTTAGTGCCGTTTTATCCGTTACGCCTGCGCAATTTCCGCGATACGTTCGTCCGCTCACCGTACAGCGCGACAGCGGAGCGGCCGACGCTTTTCCGCCCGCAGTCGCGGTTTCGCTATGACCCGGAAGACGCTAAGCAAAAACGCGATATTGACGAGTAA
- a CDS encoding Ger(x)C family spore germination protein — translation MKRWLACLGGLLLLTGCTSSRPIDEIQIIQQMGYDFEDEHYTGTAVYPTFKQGPMTKPNLLTTSSPTVYDLIPRLSAKSPLPIEEGQLRLILFGKRFAERGIEQITHSLARNNKVGSDLFLGVAEGSAKELLEITAKTTLSDTLYLPNLVRQNEQSMNLPKTNLHLFLYRYFSPGSDPFLPYFEKKGEFVKLEGVALFRDGRYVGRVSLRDSFLMKILLGETKNGVYQLKIGERGKQGEDRVMLQNLWAKPTYEWRRDGGRHVLDVSVHIHASVKDYPSWLDKPGANLFADVKEKMEEELERNMRRLFHYFQEKRIDPLGIGDFVRSVTRQWDRESFYHEYPDLEIRPRVTVDIIHTGIGE, via the coding sequence ATGAAGCGTTGGCTCGCATGTTTGGGGGGATTGTTGCTGCTCACCGGCTGCACGAGTTCACGGCCGATCGATGAAATTCAAATTATTCAACAGATGGGCTATGATTTCGAGGATGAGCATTATACCGGTACCGCCGTCTACCCGACGTTTAAACAAGGACCAATGACAAAGCCGAATCTGTTGACAACGTCATCGCCGACCGTCTACGATCTCATCCCGCGCCTGTCGGCAAAATCCCCATTGCCAATCGAGGAAGGACAGCTGCGGCTCATTTTATTCGGAAAGCGGTTTGCCGAACGGGGGATTGAACAAATTACACACAGCCTTGCGCGCAATAACAAAGTGGGCAGCGATTTGTTTCTCGGTGTAGCGGAGGGAAGTGCGAAGGAGCTGTTAGAAATTACGGCGAAGACGACATTGAGCGATACGTTGTATTTGCCGAACCTCGTTAGGCAAAATGAACAGTCAATGAATTTGCCAAAAACGAACTTGCATTTGTTTTTGTACCGTTATTTCTCCCCGGGGAGCGATCCGTTTTTACCGTATTTTGAAAAAAAAGGGGAGTTCGTCAAGTTAGAAGGGGTGGCGTTGTTTCGCGATGGCCGGTATGTCGGACGCGTGAGTTTGCGTGATTCTTTTTTGATGAAAATCTTGCTGGGCGAAACGAAAAACGGCGTCTATCAGCTAAAGATTGGGGAGCGCGGCAAACAAGGCGAAGATCGGGTCATGTTGCAAAACTTATGGGCCAAACCGACCTATGAATGGAGGCGGGACGGCGGCCGCCATGTGTTGGATGTTTCCGTCCATATTCACGCTTCCGTGAAAGATTACCCGTCATGGCTCGATAAACCGGGAGCCAATTTGTTTGCTGATGTAAAGGAGAAAATGGAAGAGGAATTGGAACGGAATATGCGTCGATTGTTTCACTATTTTCAGGAAAAACGTATTGATCCGCTTGGCATTGGCGACTTTGTCCGGAGTGTCACGAGACAGTGGGACCGTGAATCGTTTTACCATGAATATCCAGATTTAGAGATTCGTCCGCGTGTAACGGTGGATATTATTCATACGGGAATTGGCGAATAA
- a CDS encoding GerAB/ArcD/ProY family transporter, with protein MKQAIDERFLISPFLVFFVIHATQVGVGALGFQRTVMKEAGQDAWMAVLLAGLAAHGLIWLMYRLLAYAPSGGDIVSLHKHYFGRWFGGVLSAGLLFYYALAAFTVLQSYIEIIKVWVFPLMGTWQFSLLFLVLTYYAVSGGFRVVAGLCFWGVVIPLLTIFPMLFFPLEYAQYRNLFPMFDHSPIQLAQAANDMALQYLGFEMLLAYYPFLKNASSSQKWAHAANALTMLIYLIIMFISIIFYNKEQIKHITWPTLTLAKIPEVPFIERMEYIVISIYVLVVFPIITVSVWAATRIVKQLFAIQQRRSLPVLLACLFVGTLFFEEKSEMERLMEWTANVGVYLVAGYIPLLYVYVWAAEKVKKALQQKR; from the coding sequence GTGAAGCAGGCGATCGATGAACGGTTTCTCATCTCCCCGTTTCTCGTCTTTTTTGTCATCCATGCCACCCAAGTCGGCGTCGGGGCGCTTGGCTTCCAGCGGACGGTGATGAAAGAGGCGGGGCAAGATGCCTGGATGGCTGTATTGTTGGCCGGATTGGCTGCGCACGGGCTTATTTGGTTGATGTACCGTTTGCTTGCCTATGCCCCGTCCGGTGGTGATATTGTGTCGCTTCATAAGCATTATTTCGGGCGCTGGTTCGGCGGGGTGCTAAGCGCCGGGTTGCTCTTTTATTACGCCTTGGCCGCGTTCACGGTGCTTCAATCATATATTGAAATCATTAAAGTATGGGTGTTCCCTCTTATGGGAACATGGCAGTTCAGTTTGCTCTTTTTGGTGTTGACGTATTACGCGGTCTCTGGCGGATTTCGTGTCGTTGCCGGCTTATGCTTCTGGGGGGTTGTCATCCCGCTGTTGACGATTTTTCCTATGTTGTTTTTCCCGCTCGAGTATGCACAGTACCGGAACTTATTTCCGATGTTTGACCATTCGCCCATACAGCTGGCGCAAGCAGCAAACGATATGGCGCTTCAATATTTAGGATTTGAAATGCTGCTTGCGTACTATCCGTTTTTAAAAAACGCCTCGTCATCGCAAAAATGGGCTCATGCTGCCAACGCGCTGACGATGTTGATTTATTTGATCATCATGTTTATCTCCATCATTTTTTACAATAAAGAGCAAATCAAGCATATTACATGGCCGACATTGACGCTCGCCAAAATTCCGGAAGTGCCGTTTATTGAACGGATGGAGTATATTGTCATCTCCATCTATGTGCTTGTCGTATTTCCGATTATTACCGTTTCGGTTTGGGCGGCGACGCGCATTGTGAAACAATTGTTTGCTATTCAACAGCGACGCTCCCTTCCCGTCCTGCTCGCCTGTTTGTTTGTCGGTACGTTGTTTTTCGAAGAAAAAAGCGAAATGGAACGGCTGATGGAATGGACGGCCAACGTCGGTGTTTATCTCGTTGCCGGCTATATCCCGCTTTTGTATGTGTATGTGTGGGCGGCGGAAAAAGTGAAAAAGGCGCTACAACAAAAGCGGTAA
- the queC gene encoding 7-cyano-7-deazaguanine synthase QueC, whose translation MKEEKAVVVFSGGQDSTTCLFWAKQRFGEVEAVTFDYGQRHRREIDVAQAITAELGVRHTVLDMSLLGQLAPNALTRRDIAIEQKEGELPTTFVDGRNLLFFSFAAVLAKQRGARHLVTGVCETDFSGYPDCRDIFMKSLNVTLNLAMDYQFVIHTPLMWLTKAETWKLADELGALEFVRTKTLTCYNGIIADGCGECPACVLRKRGLDEYLREKAEVESR comes from the coding sequence ATGAAGGAAGAAAAAGCGGTCGTCGTCTTCAGCGGCGGCCAAGACAGCACGACGTGTTTGTTTTGGGCAAAACAGCGGTTTGGCGAAGTGGAGGCGGTGACGTTTGATTATGGCCAGCGCCATCGCCGCGAAATTGATGTCGCTCAAGCGATCACTGCCGAGCTTGGCGTCCGCCATACGGTGCTCGATATGTCGCTGCTTGGGCAATTGGCGCCGAACGCCCTAACGCGCCGCGATATCGCCATCGAGCAAAAGGAAGGGGAGTTGCCGACCACGTTTGTCGATGGGCGCAACTTGTTGTTTTTCTCGTTTGCGGCGGTGCTCGCCAAACAACGGGGAGCGCGCCATTTGGTCACCGGAGTGTGCGAGACGGATTTCAGCGGTTACCCCGACTGCCGCGACATCTTTATGAAGTCGCTCAACGTCACACTGAACTTAGCCATGGATTATCAGTTTGTAATCCATACACCGCTCATGTGGCTGACAAAAGCGGAAACGTGGAAGCTTGCTGACGAGCTTGGGGCGCTTGAATTCGTCCGCACAAAGACGCTCACATGCTATAACGGCATCATCGCCGATGGCTGCGGCGAATGTCCGGCGTGCGTGCTGCGCAAGCGCGGGCTGGATGAGTATTTGCGGGAGAAAGCTGAGGTGGAGTCGCGATGA
- the queD gene encoding 6-carboxytetrahydropterin synthase QueD, giving the protein MMHQLYPQVWHDYRYELNKDMHIAAAHFIPHEAAGRCMNMHGHTYIVNVTIAGDELDESGFLVNFQTIKQLVHGKLDHTLLNDHADCFDENDPNRFPTTEVVARTIYETIQRHLDTLPHKPKCLQVFVRETPTSYVVYRPKAGGR; this is encoded by the coding sequence ATGATGCATCAGCTCTATCCTCAAGTTTGGCATGATTATCGGTATGAGTTGAACAAAGATATGCATATCGCCGCCGCCCATTTCATTCCGCATGAGGCGGCGGGGCGCTGCATGAATATGCACGGTCATACGTATATCGTCAATGTGACGATTGCCGGCGATGAGCTCGATGAAAGTGGATTTTTAGTCAATTTCCAAACGATCAAACAGCTTGTGCACGGAAAGCTGGATCATACGCTGCTCAATGACCATGCCGATTGCTTTGATGAAAACGACCCGAACCGGTTTCCGACGACGGAAGTGGTGGCGCGCACGATTTATGAAACGATTCAGCGCCATCTTGATACGTTGCCGCACAAGCCGAAATGCTTGCAAGTGTTTGTGCGCGAGACGCCGACGAGCTATGTCGTCTACCGGCCGAAAGCGGGGGGACGGTGA
- the queE gene encoding 7-carboxy-7-deazaguanine synthase QueE, translating to MARTIPVLEIFGPTIQGEGMVIGQKTMFVRTAGCDYRCRWCDSAFTWDGSAKEEIEQLTAEDIWRRLEVLGGRRFRHVTISGGNPLLIAALGELVSLLHEKGVRVAVETQGSRWQDWLLDVDDVTISPKPPSSGMDTDWAALDQLIGRLQADRSRARRVSLKVVVFDDADLAYAKEVHRRYPGVPFYLQTGNQDVADADVDALRAKLLAQLDWLVGQAAESEELADVYVLPQLHTLLWGNKRGV from the coding sequence ATGGCGCGCACGATTCCGGTATTGGAGATTTTTGGGCCGACGATTCAAGGCGAGGGAATGGTGATCGGCCAAAAGACGATGTTCGTCCGCACGGCCGGCTGCGATTACCGTTGCCGTTGGTGCGACTCCGCCTTCACGTGGGACGGATCGGCCAAAGAAGAGATCGAACAGCTGACGGCGGAAGACATTTGGCGGCGGCTTGAGGTCCTTGGCGGCCGCCGCTTCCGCCATGTGACGATTTCAGGGGGCAACCCGCTTCTCATTGCCGCTCTTGGAGAACTTGTCAGCCTTCTTCATGAAAAAGGGGTGCGCGTCGCGGTTGAAACGCAAGGGAGCCGCTGGCAAGACTGGCTGCTCGATGTGGATGACGTCACCATTTCCCCGAAACCGCCAAGCTCGGGGATGGATACGGACTGGGCGGCGCTCGATCAACTCATCGGGCGGCTGCAGGCGGACCGAAGCAGGGCGCGGCGCGTCAGTTTGAAAGTCGTCGTGTTTGATGATGCCGACTTGGCGTACGCGAAAGAGGTGCACCGCCGCTACCCGGGCGTTCCGTTTTATTTGCAGACAGGCAACCAAGATGTGGCCGATGCGGATGTCGATGCGCTTCGCGCGAAGCTTCTTGCCCAGCTCGACTGGCTTGTCGGGCAAGCCGCCGAGTCGGAGGAGCTGGCTGATGTCTACGTCTTGCCGCAGCTGCACACGCTCCTTTGGGGAAACAAACGCGGCGTATAA
- the queF gene encoding preQ(1) synthase: MAGRKDEELKELTLLGHQGTTYSFTYDPNLLEVFDNKHPDRDYFVKFNCPEFTSLCPKTGQPDFATIYISYIPDKKCVESKSLKLYLFSFRNHGDFHEDCVNIIMNDLIKVMEPRYIEVWGKFTPRGGISIDPYCNWGRPGTKYENMAEYRLLNHDLYPENIDNR, encoded by the coding sequence ATGGCAGGGAGAAAAGACGAGGAATTGAAAGAGTTGACGCTGCTTGGCCATCAAGGGACAACGTATTCGTTTACGTACGATCCCAACCTTCTTGAAGTGTTTGACAACAAACATCCTGACCGGGATTATTTCGTGAAGTTCAATTGCCCGGAGTTCACATCGCTATGTCCCAAAACCGGTCAGCCGGACTTCGCGACGATTTACATCAGCTACATTCCGGACAAAAAATGCGTCGAAAGCAAATCGTTGAAATTGTATTTGTTCAGCTTCCGCAACCACGGCGATTTTCATGAAGACTGCGTCAACATCATCATGAACGACTTAATCAAAGTCATGGAGCCGCGCTATATCGAAGTATGGGGCAAATTCACCCCGCGCGGCGGCATTTCGATCGACCCGTATTGCAACTGGGGGCGCCCCGGGACAAAATACGAAAACATGGCTGAATACCGGCTGCTCAATCACGACTTGTACCCGGAAAACATCGACAACCGCTGA
- a CDS encoding NAD(P)H-binding protein, whose product MNNEFFALEVLALERRTALLLGASGLVGGELLGLLLESDLYRQVTIFVRTPLPIEHEKLQQVVADFARLESYERYFYVDDVFCCLGTTRKKAKTRQQFIQVDYEYTLRAAALAEKCRAKSFLTVSSIGANPCSLFFYQRVKGETEEALQRLSIPSLHIFRPSLLIGKRREFRFGETLAGWLLCRLPFLFVGKWKKYKPVDARQLALAMFYRAASAANGIHIYECDELARIS is encoded by the coding sequence ATGAACAATGAATTTTTTGCCTTGGAGGTTTTGGCGTTGGAGCGAAGAACAGCTCTTTTGCTTGGAGCGAGCGGTTTGGTCGGCGGCGAGCTGCTCGGGTTGTTGCTTGAGTCGGATTTGTACCGGCAAGTCACCATTTTCGTCCGCACCCCGCTGCCGATCGAGCATGAAAAACTGCAGCAAGTCGTCGCCGATTTTGCGCGGCTTGAGTCGTATGAACGGTATTTTTACGTGGATGACGTCTTTTGCTGCCTCGGAACGACGCGCAAAAAGGCGAAAACAAGGCAGCAGTTCATTCAAGTCGACTATGAATATACGCTGCGCGCTGCGGCGCTGGCGGAAAAGTGCCGCGCGAAAAGCTTTCTGACCGTCTCCTCGATCGGCGCCAACCCGTGTTCGCTATTTTTTTACCAGCGCGTCAAAGGGGAAACGGAAGAGGCGCTGCAGCGGCTTTCCATTCCGTCGCTCCATATTTTTCGTCCGTCGCTGCTTATCGGCAAGCGTCGGGAGTTCCGTTTCGGCGAGACGCTCGCCGGATGGCTGTTATGCCGGCTGCCGTTTTTGTTTGTCGGCAAGTGGAAAAAATATAAGCCGGTTGATGCCAGACAGCTGGCTTTGGCCATGTTTTACCGGGCGGCGTCAGCGGCGAACGGTATCCACATATATGAATGCGATGAACTGGCCCGTATTTCATAA
- a CDS encoding YkvS family protein, with amino-acid sequence MINKKAKVGDIIEFKNGLRGIVEKVNENSVIVDLTYMENYRELDLQERTVVNHKNYKIVE; translated from the coding sequence ATGATTAATAAAAAAGCAAAAGTCGGGGATATTATTGAATTTAAAAATGGATTGCGCGGCATTGTGGAAAAAGTGAATGAAAACTCGGTTATCGTCGATTTAACATATATGGAAAACTACCGTGAGCTCGACTTGCAAGAGCGAACGGTGGTCAATCATAAAAATTACAAAATTGTTGAATAG
- a CDS encoding cell wall hydrolase encodes MKKRKAWMMAILCGMFFFAGHADAATVHTVKRGDTLWKIAKQYGVPLKQLKQKNRKGDLLYPGETLIIPNAGITAAEKELLARLVHAEAKGEPYAGKVAVATVVLNRVDHPDFPDTIREVIYERSGGHYAFTPVANGTINEPADREAYRAVEEALAFRGLGNGSLYFYNPKTAKSN; translated from the coding sequence ATGAAAAAAAGAAAAGCATGGATGATGGCGATATTGTGCGGAATGTTTTTCTTTGCCGGCCACGCTGATGCCGCAACGGTCCATACGGTCAAACGCGGCGACACGCTTTGGAAAATCGCGAAACAATACGGTGTGCCGCTAAAACAGCTAAAACAAAAAAATCGCAAAGGTGATTTGCTCTATCCTGGGGAAACACTCATCATCCCGAATGCCGGCATTACAGCGGCGGAAAAAGAGTTGCTGGCCCGCCTTGTTCATGCCGAAGCGAAGGGAGAACCGTATGCCGGGAAAGTGGCTGTGGCGACGGTCGTGCTCAACCGCGTCGATCATCCTGATTTTCCGGACACCATTCGCGAAGTGATTTATGAGCGCTCTGGCGGCCATTATGCCTTCACACCGGTGGCAAACGGAACGATCAACGAACCGGCCGATCGTGAGGCATATCGCGCCGTTGAAGAAGCACTTGCTTTTCGCGGTTTAGGAAACGGCTCGCTCTATTTCTATAATCCGAAAACGGCGAAAAGCAACTAG